One genomic region from Ovis canadensis isolate MfBH-ARS-UI-01 breed Bighorn chromosome 24, ARS-UI_OviCan_v2, whole genome shotgun sequence encodes:
- the ELFN1 gene encoding protein ELFN1, protein MAGCGRGAPWVWVCVAAALLHAGGLVRGDCWLIEGDKGFVWLAICSQNQPPYEAIPQQINSTIVDLRLNENRIRSVQYAALSRFGNLTYLNLTKNEIGYIEDGAFSGQFNLQVLQLGYNRLRNLTEGVLRGLGKLEYLYLQANLIEAVAPGAFWECPNIVNVDLSMNRIQRLHSATFAGLARLSVCELYSNPFYCSCELLGFLRWLAAFANATQAHDRVQCESPPLYSGYFLLGQGRHGQRSILGKLQSVCTDGPYAAETRPAPGRPPPGRSPPPPPALPAEPSEAPCADDECFSGDGTTPLVALPTLAPQAEARPLIKVKQLTQNSATITVQLPSPFTRMYTLEHFNNSKSSTVSRLTRAQEEIRLTNLYALTNYTYCVVSSSSGLHHNHTCLTICLPQPPSPPGPVPSPSAATHHIMTVLGCLFGMVVVLGAVYYCLRRRRRREGKQKQAAAAASSLKKTIIELKYGPELEAPSLAPLSQGPLLGPEAVTRIPYLPAAPGEVEQYQLAEGSGTPKGSKGSYMEVRTAEQAERRDEEPGRPAPDSQSSVAEISTIAKEVDKVNQIISSCIGALKAESASFQGGKPAAVSTGEPPAGKRGFLAPAYQDACGLQRHHSLEAAPGAPRASSSSSGSARSPRPFRAEPPALHEAKYIEKGSPAAEAILTVTPAAAVLRAEPEKGRQYAEHRHSYPGPHPAEPPAPPAPPESLGGRKASILEPLTRPRPRDLAYAPLSPQYRHLSYASSPEYACRASRSLWGRFRLSRRRRRDAGECVAAGHALRRKVQFAKDEDLHDILDYWKGVSAQHKS, encoded by the coding sequence ATGGCTGGGTGCGGGCGGGGGGCGCCGTGGGTGTGGGTGTGCGTGGCGGCCGCCCTGCTGCACGCGGGCGGGCTGGTGCGCGGCGACTGCTGGCTCATCGAGGGCGACAAGGGCTTCGTGTGGCTGGCCATCTGCAGCCAGAACCAGCCGCCCTACGAGGCCATCCCGCAGCAGATCAACAGCACCATCGTGGACCTGCGGCTCAACGAAAACCGCATCCGCAGCGTGCAGTACGCGGCGCTGAGCCGCTTCGGCAACCTCACGTACCTCAACCTCACCAAGAACGAGATCGGCTACATCGAGGACGGCGCCTTCTCGGGCCAGTTCAACCTGCAGGTGCTGCAGCTCGGCTACAACCGGCTGCGCAACCTGACGGAGGGCGTGCTGCGCGGCCTGGGCAAGCTCGAGTACCTGTACCTGCAGGCCAACCTCATCGAGGCGGTGGCGCCCGGCGCCTTCTGGGAGTGCCCCAACATCGTCAACGTGGACCTGTCCATGAACCGCATCCAGCGGCTGCACAGCGCCACCTTCGCGGGCCTGGCGCGGCTCTCGGTGTGCGAGCTCTACAGCAACCCGTTCTACTGCTCCTGCGAGCTGCTGGGCTTCCTGCGCTGGCTGGCGGCCTTCGCCAACGCCACGCAGGCCCACGACCGCGTGCAGTGCGAGTCCCCGCCGCTCTACTCCGGCTACTTCCTGCTGGGCCAGGGCCGCCACGGGCAGCGCAGCATCCTGGGCAAGCTGCAGTCCGTGTGCACTGACGGCCCGTATGCGGCGGAGACGCGCCCGGCGCCCGGCCGCCCCCCGCCCGGCCGctcgcccccgccgccccccgcgcTGCCCGCGGAGCCCAGCGAGGCCCCCTGTGCCGACGACGAGTGCTTTTCCGGCGATGGCACCACGCCGCTGGTGGCCCTGCCCACGCTGGCCCCGCAGGCCGAGGCCCGCCCGCTCATCAAGGTCAAGCAGCTGACGCAGAACTCGGCCACCATCACAGTGCAGCTGCCCAGCCCGTTCACCCGCATGTACACGCTGGAGCACTTCAACAACAGCAAGTCGTCCACCGTGTCCAGGCTGACCCGGGCCCAGGAGGAGATCCGCCTGACCAACCTGTACGCGCTCACCAACTACACGTACTGCGTGGTGTCCAGCAGCTCGGGCCTGCACCACAACCACACCTGCCTCACCATCTGCCTGCCGCAGCCAcccagcccgccaggccccgTGCCCAGCCCCTCCGCGGCCACGCACCACATCATGACCgtcctgggctgcctcttcggcatggtggtggtgctgggcGCTGTCTACTATTgcctgcggcggcggcggcggcgggagggcAAGCAGAagcaggcggcggcggcggccagcAGCCTGAAGAAGACCATCATCGAGCTCAAGTACGGGCCGGAGCTGGAGGCGCCCAGCCTGGCCCCGCTGTCCCAGGGCCCGCTGCTGGGCCCCGAGGCGGTGACCCGCATCCCATACCTGCCCGCCGCCCCCGGGGAGGTGGAGCAGTACCAGCTGGCGGAGGGCAGCGGGACGCCCAAGGGCAGCAAGGGCAGCTACATGGAGGTGCGCACGGCAGAGCAGGCAGAGCGCAGGGACGAGGAGCCGGGCCGGCCGGCCCCGGACAGCCAGAGCTCGGTGGCCGAGATCTCCACCATCGCCAAGGAGGTGGACAAGGTCAACCAGATCATCAGCAGCTGCATCGGCGCCCTCAAGGCCGAGTCCGCCTCCTTCCAGGGCGGCAAGCCGGCGGCTGTGTCCACAGGCGAGCCGCCGGCCGGCAAGCGCGGCTTCCTGGCGCCCGCCTACCAGGACGCCTGCGGTCTGCAGCGGCACCACAGCCTGGAGGCCGCCCCTGGCGCTCCGCGGGCCAGCTCCTCGTCCAGCGGCTCCGCCCGCAGCCCGCGGCCCTTCCGCGCCGAGCCCCCTGCGCTGCACGAGGCCAAGTACATCGAGAAGGGGTCGCCCGCGGCGGAGGCCATCCTCACGGTGACGCCGGCGGCTGCCGTGCTGCGGGCCGAGCCCGAGAAGGGCCGGCAGTACGCGGAGCACCGACACTCGTACCCCGGGCCCCACCCCGCCGAGCCCCCCGCGCCGCCCGCGCCGCCTGAGAGCCTGGGCGGCCGCAAGGCCTCCATCCTGGAGCCGCTGACGCGGCCGCGGCCCCGCGACCTGGCCTACGCGCCGCTGTCCCCGCAGTACCGCCACCTGAGCTACGCCTCCAGCCCCGAGTACGCCTGCCGCGCCTCCCGCAGCCTCTGGGGCCGCTTCAGACTGAGCCGCCGGCGGCGCCGGGACGCCGGGGAGTGCGTGGCGGCCGGGCACGCGCTGCGCAGGAAGGTGCAGTTCGCCAAGGACGAGGACCTGCACGACATTCTGGACTACTGGAAGGGCGTGTCCGCGCAGCACAAGTCCTGA